A single genomic interval of Thermosinus carboxydivorans Nor1 harbors:
- a CDS encoding anion permease, whose protein sequence is MNQKLMRVLLIVAVGAAIWLAPAPSGVKPAAWHLLAIFVATILGFILQPLPIGAVAFTSIAFTVLAGVLKPAEALSGFGNNTIWLIVSAFLFAKGFIKTGLGRRVAYMVMRAIGDSTLKLGYALVLSDLIIAPATPSNTARAGGILFPIVRSLASAFDSEPGATSRRVGAYLMKTVFQGNAVTSAMFMTACAPNPLIVLLAAKTLNIQLSWGMWAAAAAVPGIISLALIPYILYKIYPPEIAKTPEAKELARRELEKMGPMSYGEKVVAFVFLLALILWATGTYTKLDATNVAMIGVAIMLWAGALEWKDVLEEKGAWDTMIWMGSLIGLADYLAKLGLIGWFAKSVGAAIAGIAWLPALMLLLIVYMYSHYGFASLAAHVTAMYAAFAAVAVAAGAPPYLAALSLAFVSNLFAGLTHYATGPAPIYFGAGFVPQGTWWRLGFILSVINMIVWVGLGSMWWKVLGLW, encoded by the coding sequence GTGAATCAAAAACTAATGCGCGTTTTGCTCATCGTGGCGGTCGGCGCCGCGATCTGGCTTGCGCCGGCGCCGAGCGGCGTGAAACCGGCGGCGTGGCACTTGTTGGCCATCTTTGTGGCCACCATTTTGGGCTTTATTCTGCAGCCGCTACCCATCGGTGCAGTGGCCTTTACCAGTATCGCCTTTACCGTTTTGGCCGGAGTGCTCAAACCCGCCGAGGCCCTGTCCGGTTTTGGCAACAACACTATTTGGCTCATCGTATCGGCCTTTCTCTTTGCTAAAGGCTTCATTAAAACCGGTTTGGGACGCCGGGTCGCTTACATGGTAATGCGGGCGATCGGCGACAGCACGCTTAAATTAGGCTACGCGCTGGTGCTAAGCGACCTGATTATCGCGCCCGCGACGCCGTCTAACACCGCCCGCGCCGGCGGCATCCTGTTTCCGATTGTGCGCAGCCTGGCGTCGGCTTTTGATTCCGAGCCTGGCGCCACTTCCCGCCGCGTTGGCGCCTACCTGATGAAAACCGTCTTTCAGGGCAATGCCGTAACGTCGGCCATGTTTATGACCGCTTGCGCGCCCAACCCGTTAATCGTTCTATTAGCCGCTAAGACCCTCAACATCCAGCTTAGCTGGGGCATGTGGGCGGCGGCAGCGGCCGTGCCCGGCATTATTTCGCTGGCATTGATTCCTTACATACTGTACAAGATATACCCACCGGAAATCGCCAAGACGCCGGAGGCCAAAGAATTGGCCCGCCGGGAACTGGAAAAGATGGGCCCTATGAGTTACGGCGAAAAAGTAGTTGCTTTTGTCTTCCTGCTGGCGCTTATTCTGTGGGCTACCGGCACATATACCAAACTCGACGCCACCAACGTGGCCATGATCGGTGTGGCGATCATGCTGTGGGCGGGGGCGCTGGAGTGGAAAGACGTTCTGGAGGAAAAAGGCGCCTGGGATACCATGATTTGGATGGGCAGTCTGATTGGTCTGGCCGACTATCTCGCCAAGTTGGGCCTTATCGGCTGGTTTGCCAAGAGCGTCGGCGCCGCCATTGCCGGTATTGCTTGGCTACCGGCCTTGATGCTGCTCTTGATCGTCTATATGTACTCCCACTACGGTTTTGCCAGCCTGGCGGCCCATGTGACCGCCATGTACGCAGCCTTTGCCGCGGTGGCGGTAGCGGCCGGCGCGCCGCCGTACCTTGCCGCCCTGTCGCTGGCCTTCGTTTCCAACCTGTTCGCCGGTCTGACCCACTATGCCACCGGTCCGGCGCCCATCTATTTCGGCGCTGGCTTCGTCCCCCAAGGCACATGGTGGCGCTTAGGCTTCATCCTCTCGGTCATCAACATGATCGTCTGGGTAGGTCTTGGGTCAATGTGGTGGAAGGTGCTGGGGCTTTGGTAG
- a CDS encoding nickel-dependent lactate racemase family protein produces the protein MRQLALKQYTFKYGRGKVNFEVDSDLVIGELTIKDMPVLADPEVAILEAIRNPIGSKPLREIVKPGETVAFIVNDPTRVANSHVFMPLLLNELNAVGVPDKDMFVIFSLGTHRLMTEEEMVEAVGPEVAKRVRMYNSDCRDESQFKYFGTTSRGTPVYFHKLVAEADHIVCTGSVVHHFFAGYGGGRKAMLPGVALYETIRKNHSMIFDPNAVIGRLHGNPVYEDQVEGVEMCRPSFLLNVVLNEKKEFLKVFAGDYIQAHLEACKFVDEVYGVKVEKEADLVIASCGGYPKDINVYQLQKTMDNAWCAVREGGVVIILGECEEGSGSALYEKTMQQHRTPQAVEEALRANFQIGAHKAYAVTRLMKKAEFILVSGLDPELARTLLFTPAKDINEALQLAYEKLGPRPSITLMPQGSLTVPLAAAHCK, from the coding sequence GTGAGACAATTGGCTCTAAAGCAGTATACCTTCAAATACGGTCGCGGCAAGGTCAATTTCGAGGTAGACTCCGACCTTGTCATCGGCGAGCTAACAATAAAAGACATGCCGGTACTGGCCGACCCCGAGGTGGCTATCTTGGAAGCTATCCGTAATCCCATCGGTTCCAAACCGCTGCGGGAAATTGTTAAACCGGGCGAAACGGTGGCCTTTATCGTCAACGACCCGACGCGGGTGGCCAACAGCCATGTCTTCATGCCGCTCTTGCTCAATGAACTCAATGCTGTCGGCGTACCCGACAAAGATATGTTTGTCATTTTCTCCCTCGGCACGCATCGGCTGATGACCGAAGAAGAGATGGTCGAGGCCGTGGGGCCGGAAGTGGCCAAAAGGGTTCGTATGTACAACAGCGACTGCCGGGACGAAAGCCAGTTCAAATACTTTGGCACTACCTCCCGCGGCACGCCAGTCTACTTCCATAAACTGGTGGCCGAGGCCGATCACATCGTCTGTACCGGCAGTGTCGTCCACCATTTCTTCGCCGGTTACGGCGGCGGCCGCAAAGCCATGCTGCCCGGCGTGGCCCTGTATGAAACCATCCGGAAAAACCACAGCATGATTTTTGATCCCAATGCCGTCATCGGTCGGCTCCATGGCAACCCTGTCTACGAGGACCAGGTGGAAGGCGTCGAGATGTGCCGCCCTTCCTTCTTGCTTAACGTGGTGCTCAACGAGAAGAAGGAATTCCTGAAGGTCTTTGCCGGCGACTACATCCAGGCTCACCTGGAAGCCTGCAAATTTGTCGACGAAGTCTACGGCGTCAAAGTGGAAAAGGAGGCCGACCTGGTCATTGCCTCCTGCGGCGGCTATCCCAAGGACATCAACGTTTACCAGCTCCAGAAGACGATGGACAACGCCTGGTGCGCCGTCCGCGAAGGCGGGGTCGTCATTATCCTGGGCGAGTGCGAGGAAGGATCGGGTTCGGCGCTGTACGAGAAGACCATGCAGCAGCATCGCACGCCCCAGGCGGTGGAGGAAGCGCTCCGGGCCAACTTCCAAATCGGCGCCCACAAGGCCTATGCCGTCACCAGGCTGATGAAGAAGGCGGAATTTATCCTCGTTTCCGGCCTTGACCCTGAACTGGCCCGGACGCTGCTGTTTACACCGGCCAAAGATATTAACGAAGCCCTGCAATTAGCTTACGAGAAATTAGGCCCCCGGCCCAGCATCACGCTTATGCCCCAGGGCAGCCTGACCGTTCCGCTGGCGGCCGCTCACTGCAAATAA
- a CDS encoding 3-isopropylmalate dehydratase large subunit: MHAIEKILAKAAGKDHVATGEIVNCKVDLAGINDLYLQTIRSFFEMGGKKVFDPSKIVIFLDHYAPASTIMQADNQKQFREFAWEQGIDKLMDVDQGVCHQVLADKGLVYPGMVLVVTDSHTTTHGAFGAFGTGVGATDLATIMITGHLWFRVPEIVRINLEGELPKGVYAKDIILKVIGTLGADYAVYKAVEFTGPVLKQLSVSERMALCNMTTEMGAKTSYIQPDEITLEYLKDKVKGDYEIFHTDPGYQYAAEHTFDVSGLKPQVAAPHSVDNVHDITEYIGRPVQQAFLGTCTGGRVQDLAVAAKILKGKKVHPRTRFIVVPASKAVFLEAMEKGYIQTLVEAGATFVTPGCAACLGTHQGMLAAGETCITASSRNFPGRMGHTKAEIFIGSPAAVAAAALEGKIVDPAKYLD; encoded by the coding sequence ATGCACGCGATTGAAAAAATCCTGGCCAAGGCTGCCGGCAAGGACCATGTCGCCACCGGTGAAATTGTCAACTGCAAAGTTGACCTGGCCGGCATCAATGACCTCTATCTCCAGACCATTCGCTCGTTCTTCGAAATGGGCGGGAAAAAGGTCTTTGACCCTAGTAAAATTGTCATTTTCCTTGACCACTATGCACCGGCCTCGACCATCATGCAGGCCGACAACCAGAAACAGTTCCGCGAGTTTGCCTGGGAGCAGGGCATCGACAAACTGATGGACGTCGATCAGGGTGTGTGCCATCAAGTCTTGGCCGACAAAGGCCTTGTTTATCCCGGTATGGTGCTGGTAGTAACCGACTCTCACACCACCACCCACGGCGCTTTCGGCGCGTTCGGCACCGGCGTGGGCGCTACCGACTTGGCAACGATCATGATTACCGGCCATCTCTGGTTCCGCGTGCCGGAAATCGTCCGCATCAACCTGGAAGGCGAGCTGCCGAAAGGCGTATATGCTAAAGACATTATCCTCAAGGTCATTGGCACGCTGGGCGCCGATTACGCCGTGTATAAAGCCGTCGAATTTACCGGCCCTGTCCTCAAACAGCTCAGCGTATCGGAGCGCATGGCCCTGTGCAACATGACTACCGAGATGGGCGCCAAAACGTCCTACATCCAGCCTGACGAAATCACGCTGGAATATCTTAAAGACAAGGTTAAGGGCGACTACGAGATCTTCCATACCGACCCCGGTTATCAGTATGCTGCCGAGCACACCTTCGACGTGTCCGGTCTCAAACCGCAAGTGGCAGCGCCGCATAGCGTCGACAACGTCCACGACATTACCGAGTATATCGGCCGGCCCGTCCAGCAGGCCTTCCTTGGCACCTGCACTGGCGGGCGCGTCCAAGACCTGGCCGTGGCGGCCAAAATTCTCAAAGGCAAAAAAGTTCATCCTCGCACCCGCTTCATCGTCGTTCCTGCTTCCAAGGCCGTCTTTTTGGAAGCCATGGAAAAAGGCTACATCCAGACGCTGGTCGAAGCTGGGGCTACCTTTGTCACGCCGGGCTGCGCCGCCTGCCTGGGCACGCACCAGGGGATGCTTGCTGCCGGCGAGACATGTATAACCGCGTCCAGCCGCAACTTCCCCGGCCGCATGGGCCATACCAAGGCCGAAATCTTTATCGGCTCGCCCGCGGCTGTCGCTGCCGCTGCCCTGGAGGGCAAAATCGTCGATCCGGCTAAATACTTGGACTAA
- a CDS encoding 3-isopropylmalate dehydratase small subunit, translating into MEKTIRGRAFVYGANIDTDQIYPGRYLDLTDPEDVGKHAMEGADPNFVKEFQPGDIIVASTNFGCGSSREHAVVTLKAVGVGCILADSFGRIFYRNAINLGIPVLVCPNISAMVKKGDVLTVNIATGEVVNETTGATAKAQPLSDYIMNILASGGIKPLIRSKYGQG; encoded by the coding sequence ATGGAGAAAACGATTAGAGGAAGAGCCTTTGTTTACGGCGCCAACATTGACACCGACCAGATTTATCCCGGCCGCTACCTGGACCTGACCGACCCCGAAGACGTGGGCAAACACGCTATGGAGGGGGCCGATCCCAATTTTGTGAAAGAGTTTCAACCCGGGGACATCATCGTTGCTTCTACCAACTTTGGTTGCGGCTCCAGCCGTGAACACGCCGTGGTGACCCTGAAAGCCGTCGGAGTAGGCTGCATCCTGGCCGACTCCTTTGGCCGCATTTTCTACCGCAATGCGATCAACCTGGGCATTCCAGTCCTGGTGTGCCCGAATATCAGCGCGATGGTGAAAAAAGGCGATGTTCTGACGGTAAACATTGCGACCGGTGAGGTGGTCAATGAGACGACCGGTGCCACTGCCAAGGCTCAGCCGCTGTCCGACTATATTATGAACATCCTGGCCAGCGGCGGCATCAAACCGCTGATTAGGAGCAAATACGGTCAGGGATAA
- a CDS encoding MBL fold metallo-hydrolase yields MKVDIVFHGFPGRMTRGYMSWSSVVYLEVNDCKIVFDTGGMVERSEVPKRFKDRGISLNEIDIVVLSHFHYDHAMNFDFFPNARILLHEAEINWVLSDPDDWPIPKYLFPALEKTGRLEAVSKDIEIAPGVKTLHSPGHTPGCMSLVLSSNTMPTTVLAGDAVKNLNELATGEVAMSWDNEASAETIRRIREIAKVVIPGHDRVLEVAEDKIVAATSVRETIIVPAGVADLDKPRLIELVVEPTCQLIKK; encoded by the coding sequence ATGAAGGTCGACATCGTTTTCCATGGCTTTCCCGGAAGAATGACTAGAGGGTATATGAGCTGGAGTTCGGTTGTTTATTTGGAAGTTAATGACTGTAAAATTGTTTTTGACACGGGGGGGATGGTGGAGAGAAGCGAGGTGCCGAAACGATTTAAAGACCGCGGTATTAGCCTGAATGAGATTGATATTGTAGTGCTAAGTCATTTTCATTATGACCACGCAATGAATTTTGATTTTTTCCCCAACGCGAGAATTCTATTGCATGAGGCCGAAATAAACTGGGTGTTAAGCGATCCCGATGACTGGCCAATCCCTAAGTATTTATTTCCTGCCCTGGAAAAAACCGGTCGATTGGAGGCTGTCAGCAAAGATATCGAGATAGCGCCTGGCGTCAAAACCCTTCATTCACCCGGACATACTCCGGGATGCATGTCCCTGGTGCTGAGCAGCAACACAATGCCAACAACGGTTCTTGCAGGGGACGCGGTAAAAAATCTTAATGAATTGGCAACCGGCGAGGTAGCGATGTCGTGGGACAATGAAGCGAGCGCGGAAACGATTCGCCGAATTAGAGAGATTGCGAAAGTGGTGATTCCCGGACATGACCGCGTGCTGGAAGTTGCAGAAGATAAAATCGTTGCAGCGACTTCAGTCCGGGAAACCATTATCGTTCCTGCCGGCGTTGCCGATTTGGACAAGCCGCGGCTAATAGAATTAGTTGTTGAGCCTACTTGCCAGTTGATAAAAAAATAA
- a CDS encoding MFS transporter: protein MNNQVVEPKWYKTINKVQRNALIGGMGGWMLDAMDVLLYVMSLTSIMKEFNIDTAIAGLLASVTLFSSAIGGIVFGIVADYFGRKKALAGAVAIYTVFTGLSGIATSVTELAIYRTLLGLGMGGTWASGALLVSETWPKEHRGKASGFMQGGWALGYMMAAALSGAILPVYGWRVLFFVGVVPSVLMFLFIVFYTQEPELWLTNKKTKAAAPVVQKTGDGFTFFQIFKPDLLRFTVIGAIFVSFVQLGYWGLFTWLPGFLSTPLEKGGAGLNIVKTAGWVFAMQIGALIGYNSFGFVADHYGRKRAFTIFLVIAAILVPVYGSLRDPFYLFLLGPLVGLFGSGYFSGFGAFLAELFPTRVRGTAQGFVYNFGRGVSALAPFIIGTLAKTFGIGTSLFVTSAFFIGGVITVAFLPETKGKVLDD from the coding sequence GTGAATAACCAAGTAGTCGAACCAAAGTGGTACAAGACCATCAATAAGGTGCAGCGAAACGCGCTAATTGGCGGGATGGGCGGCTGGATGCTTGACGCTATGGACGTTCTTTTATATGTAATGTCCTTGACGAGCATAATGAAAGAATTTAATATCGATACGGCTATTGCGGGATTGCTTGCATCTGTTACCTTGTTCTCATCTGCGATTGGCGGAATCGTTTTCGGCATTGTAGCTGATTATTTCGGCAGGAAAAAGGCTTTAGCCGGAGCAGTTGCAATTTATACCGTTTTTACAGGTTTGTCCGGAATTGCGACTTCAGTAACCGAACTTGCCATTTATCGCACGCTCTTGGGTTTAGGGATGGGCGGAACCTGGGCATCGGGGGCGCTGTTGGTATCTGAAACGTGGCCGAAAGAGCATCGTGGGAAAGCTTCCGGGTTTATGCAAGGTGGTTGGGCGCTTGGCTATATGATGGCTGCTGCGCTGAGCGGCGCAATCTTGCCTGTATATGGCTGGCGGGTACTGTTTTTTGTCGGAGTTGTGCCGAGCGTTCTAATGTTTCTTTTCATAGTATTTTATACTCAGGAGCCTGAACTTTGGCTTACTAACAAAAAGACAAAAGCAGCTGCGCCGGTGGTACAAAAAACCGGCGATGGCTTTACATTCTTCCAAATATTTAAGCCTGATTTGCTTCGCTTTACAGTCATTGGCGCAATCTTTGTCTCCTTTGTTCAACTGGGATACTGGGGGCTGTTTACCTGGCTGCCTGGCTTTTTATCCACTCCGCTGGAAAAAGGCGGAGCTGGACTTAATATAGTCAAGACGGCCGGATGGGTTTTCGCAATGCAAATTGGCGCTTTGATTGGTTATAATTCATTCGGGTTTGTGGCAGATCACTACGGCCGCAAAAGGGCTTTTACCATTTTTCTAGTCATTGCTGCAATTCTCGTGCCGGTCTACGGCAGTCTGCGCGATCCGTTCTATCTCTTTCTTTTGGGACCGTTGGTCGGTTTGTTCGGGTCAGGCTATTTCAGCGGGTTTGGCGCGTTTTTGGCAGAGTTGTTCCCGACTCGCGTGCGTGGTACGGCCCAAGGGTTTGTATATAACTTTGGTCGTGGGGTAAGCGCCTTGGCGCCATTCATTATAGGGACTTTGGCAAAGACTTTCGGTATCGGCACGTCGCTGTTTGTTACTTCGGCGTTTTTTATCGGAGGAGTTATTACGGTAGCATTCCTGCCGGAAACCAAGGGGAAAGTGCTTGACGACTAG
- a CDS encoding DUF6282 family protein, giving the protein MVDERAPEAIELIQGSIDMHIHSNPDVIPRKMSDLEVAKAAQQANLAGILLKCHYMGTAARAALVQECVRQGVKVYGGIVLNRSVGGLNPAAVETEIALGAKEVWLPTISAENHIRFHKGDLAKAVKVVDSDGNLLPEVYEILELVAKAGIILGTGHLTVDECIKVVEAARSAGVKKILITHPEFEVVAMPVEIQKDLAKKGVFFERCFYATNSPQKLPVSEVARQIKEVGVESTVLSSDFGQTFNEDPIVGFRKFISALLEHGLTPDEIRIMIKNNPYYLLGIK; this is encoded by the coding sequence ATGGTGGATGAAAGAGCCCCCGAGGCAATTGAGCTTATTCAGGGCTCAATTGATATGCATATCCATAGTAATCCTGACGTTATCCCGCGGAAGATGTCTGATTTGGAAGTTGCTAAAGCTGCGCAGCAGGCTAATTTGGCCGGCATTCTTTTAAAGTGTCACTATATGGGGACGGCGGCGCGCGCAGCGCTGGTGCAAGAATGTGTCAGGCAGGGTGTAAAGGTATATGGCGGCATAGTACTTAATCGTTCCGTAGGAGGCCTAAACCCGGCTGCCGTCGAAACGGAAATCGCCTTAGGGGCTAAGGAAGTATGGCTGCCGACAATATCAGCGGAAAACCATATTCGTTTTCATAAGGGTGATCTGGCCAAGGCGGTTAAGGTGGTTGACAGCGATGGAAACCTTCTGCCTGAAGTTTATGAAATACTGGAGTTGGTAGCTAAGGCAGGAATAATCCTGGGGACCGGACACCTTACAGTTGACGAATGCATTAAAGTGGTAGAGGCAGCTAGAAGCGCGGGGGTCAAGAAGATTCTTATAACCCATCCCGAATTTGAAGTTGTTGCTATGCCAGTTGAGATTCAAAAGGATCTGGCAAAGAAGGGAGTATTCTTTGAACGGTGTTTTTATGCCACTAATTCGCCGCAGAAACTGCCTGTGTCAGAAGTTGCCCGGCAAATTAAAGAGGTAGGGGTAGAATCTACTGTGCTTAGCAGTGATTTTGGGCAAACGTTTAATGAGGACCCTATTGTTGGATTCCGTAAATTTATCAGCGCATTGCTGGAACACGGGCTTACGCCGGATGAAATACGGATCATGATTAAAAATAACCCCTACTATTTGCTTGGCATTAAATAA
- a CDS encoding sigma-54-dependent Fis family transcriptional regulator, translating to MIIDYHIGLTCEGEYAANLLKELYLSVNCYRLKLSGLVMGRSLLVIHLKKQFKPCLAASSTVTMPPTATGIPDGKPGLFELAHGGTIFLDEIGEIAPSLQARLLRVLQEKEIMRVGGDKIIPIDIRIISATNKDLNRRVEQGEFREDLYYRLNVLKITLPPLRERPEDILPLAMYFLQKRLGPGIDYNRAAQELAPLLMAYNWPGNIRELSNFMERLAVLAAHFPVPAWRDMLQKVINAPLNEDDSITVRVNLSGSLKEAVSQVEKKIIEILLEKSGKDYEQVAKRLGIGRTTLWRKQGGTEFPKMKK from the coding sequence GTGATCATAGACTACCATATTGGTCTGACCTGTGAGGGCGAATATGCCGCCAACCTGTTAAAAGAGCTCTATTTAAGCGTAAATTGCTACAGACTCAAGTTATCCGGACTGGTAATGGGCCGCAGTTTACTTGTCATACATTTGAAGAAGCAATTCAAGCCATGCTTAGCCGCCAGTTCCACCGTAACAATGCCGCCTACGGCCACCGGTATCCCAGATGGCAAGCCGGGACTATTTGAATTGGCCCACGGCGGTACGATTTTTCTCGATGAAATTGGTGAAATTGCGCCGTCGCTACAGGCCAGATTACTGAGGGTGCTCCAGGAAAAAGAAATCATGCGGGTTGGCGGTGATAAAATTATTCCCATCGATATTCGCATTATCAGTGCTACCAATAAAGACCTCAATCGACGTGTTGAGCAGGGGGAATTCCGTGAAGACTTGTATTATCGCCTCAACGTACTAAAAATTACTCTACCGCCGCTGCGGGAGCGGCCGGAAGATATTCTTCCTCTCGCTATGTACTTTTTACAAAAACGATTAGGGCCCGGCATAGATTACAATCGGGCGGCGCAGGAACTGGCGCCGCTGTTAATGGCTTACAATTGGCCGGGCAATATCCGGGAGTTGAGCAATTTTATGGAGCGGCTGGCCGTGCTGGCGGCTCATTTTCCCGTACCTGCCTGGCGGGACATGCTGCAGAAGGTCATCAACGCCCCGCTTAACGAGGATGATAGCATAACGGTCCGCGTCAATTTGTCCGGCAGTCTTAAGGAAGCAGTTAGCCAGGTGGAGAAGAAAATCATTGAAATCTTACTGGAAAAATCGGGGAAGGACTATGAGCAGGTAGCTAAACGATTGGGGATTGGTCGTACTACTTTGTGGCGCAAACAGGGCGGTACGGAGTTTCCAAAAATGAAAAAGTAA
- a CDS encoding SLC13 family permease → MNLGLLSLIALVLAIAIGFFRKLNTGLIAIAFAFILGKLAGFKEADIINGWSTQLFMMLLGVTFLFSIAQTNGTLELFARKVVAVAGRQTRLIPIAIYLLTTFLAAIGPGTIPVMALIAPISMALAAELGISPLLLAPIGILGACAGGISPIAPTGIIGITLAAKQGITGIDLPYFYNSLMGETLFAAFLYLVLGGYKIKSDKVLKQSDLPAFNRDQLITMAGIVTMVVVVLLTKYNVGLVAFVTGVVLLWLNVADERKSIAGIPWGTLILVCGVGVLMNIAIKLKGIDMLAKFLATFMTPATASPIIGLTAGIMSWFSSTSGVVMPTLIPTVSALINSLGGNVSPLDLISAITMTAHTAGISPASTGGALALASYAANAHISAADQNKLFIQMFLVAVTGVIFMTLVAASGLYRIWGL, encoded by the coding sequence GTGAATTTAGGTCTATTGTCTTTGATTGCGCTGGTATTAGCCATTGCCATCGGTTTTTTCCGCAAGCTTAATACCGGTCTTATTGCCATTGCTTTTGCCTTTATTCTGGGCAAGCTGGCGGGGTTCAAGGAAGCAGATATCATTAACGGCTGGAGTACTCAGTTGTTCATGATGCTGCTAGGAGTGACTTTCTTGTTCAGCATCGCCCAGACAAACGGTACGCTTGAACTGTTTGCCCGCAAAGTAGTAGCCGTGGCCGGTCGTCAGACCCGTCTGATTCCGATTGCTATTTATCTGCTTACCACTTTTCTCGCGGCTATTGGTCCGGGCACCATTCCCGTCATGGCCTTGATTGCTCCCATCAGTATGGCGTTGGCAGCCGAACTGGGTATTTCGCCCTTACTGTTGGCGCCAATTGGCATTCTCGGGGCTTGCGCCGGCGGTATTTCGCCGATTGCGCCGACAGGGATTATTGGCATCACTTTGGCCGCTAAGCAGGGAATAACCGGTATTGACTTGCCATACTTTTACAATTCTCTTATGGGTGAAACGCTGTTCGCCGCCTTTTTGTACCTTGTTCTTGGTGGCTATAAGATTAAATCCGATAAAGTGCTAAAGCAGTCAGATCTGCCGGCCTTTAACCGCGACCAGCTCATCACCATGGCCGGTATCGTAACCATGGTGGTAGTCGTACTGCTGACTAAATATAATGTTGGCCTGGTTGCTTTTGTTACCGGCGTCGTGCTATTATGGCTAAACGTTGCCGATGAACGTAAGTCCATTGCCGGCATACCTTGGGGAACGCTTATTCTGGTCTGCGGTGTTGGTGTACTGATGAATATTGCTATTAAACTAAAAGGTATCGATATGTTAGCCAAATTTTTAGCTACCTTTATGACACCGGCAACCGCTTCGCCGATTATTGGTCTTACGGCCGGCATCATGTCCTGGTTCTCCAGTACTTCCGGGGTAGTTATGCCGACGCTCATTCCTACTGTTTCAGCCCTCATTAATTCACTGGGCGGCAATGTTTCGCCGCTTGACCTAATTTCCGCCATTACCATGACGGCCCATACGGCCGGTATCAGCCCTGCTTCCACCGGCGGTGCTCTTGCCCTCGCTTCGTATGCGGCCAATGCACACATTTCCGCTGCCGACCAAAACAAACTCTTTATCCAAATGTTCCTGGTGGCTGTAACGGGCGTAATTTTCATGACATTGGTAGCGGCATCAGGTTTGTATCGTATCTGGGGCCTATAA